Proteins encoded within one genomic window of uncultured Desulfobacter sp.:
- a CDS encoding YdiU family protein: protein MEKTITVSTLKAGFKNSFAALPKKFYEPSMPEPVHGAVLQKYNQKLGRDMGFGFTKETPELADCLAGNLVFADATPIAMAYAGHQFGNFVPQLGDGRAILLGEKITPDGKQLNVQLKGSGKTRFSRGGDGKSPLGPVIREYIVSEAMHRLNVPTTRALAIVSTEEQIPRPDGIHPGGVMTRVASGLVRVGSFEYFAARGDEAAIRMLADYVITRHYPEIFEKKDCYRLFFSSVATRQAQLIAKWMQLGFIHGVMNTDNTSISGETIDYGPCAFMDYYDPNMVFSSIDTMGRYRYANQSAIMKWNLNCLGICLQTLLGKSNEEAIDVIDTTLAEFEQEFINTQESGMLKKIGIETTSDQDVSLLGELLALMQNQNADFTLTFRYLADHVKQGSDMTPQFQDLFNAPEEVAPWLKSWQARIVKENSPEVIQTRMNCVNPLFIPRNHWIQRAIKNAEAKNDFSLVDLLTTLYENPFTEQPEFTNYAQAPAKEERVTRTFCGT, encoded by the coding sequence ATGGAAAAGACAATTACTGTATCTACCCTTAAAGCCGGGTTTAAAAATAGTTTTGCAGCGCTTCCAAAAAAATTTTATGAACCAAGCATGCCGGAACCCGTACACGGTGCTGTGTTACAAAAATACAACCAAAAACTGGGACGGGATATGGGGTTTGGTTTTACCAAAGAGACGCCGGAACTTGCAGATTGCCTGGCAGGCAATCTTGTTTTTGCAGATGCCACACCCATTGCCATGGCCTATGCAGGGCATCAATTCGGTAATTTTGTTCCCCAGCTTGGCGATGGACGTGCCATTCTGCTTGGAGAAAAAATTACCCCGGACGGAAAACAGTTGAATGTTCAACTTAAAGGTTCCGGAAAAACCCGGTTTTCACGGGGCGGAGACGGCAAGTCTCCATTGGGACCGGTTATCCGAGAGTACATTGTCAGTGAGGCGATGCACAGACTAAACGTACCCACCACCCGAGCCCTGGCTATTGTTTCTACAGAAGAGCAAATCCCGCGACCGGATGGCATTCACCCGGGGGGTGTAATGACAAGAGTTGCGTCAGGTCTAGTCCGGGTGGGCAGTTTTGAATATTTTGCCGCCCGGGGTGATGAAGCGGCAATACGCATGCTTGCTGATTACGTGATCACCCGACATTATCCTGAAATTTTTGAAAAAAAGGACTGTTATAGGCTTTTTTTTTCGTCAGTGGCCACACGGCAAGCACAGCTAATCGCCAAATGGATGCAGCTTGGATTTATCCACGGTGTCATGAATACGGATAACACCTCAATTTCAGGGGAAACCATTGATTATGGCCCGTGTGCCTTTATGGATTATTATGACCCCAACATGGTCTTCAGTTCCATTGATACCATGGGAAGATACCGTTATGCCAATCAAAGCGCGATCATGAAGTGGAACCTGAACTGTCTTGGCATTTGTTTACAAACACTTTTAGGGAAATCAAATGAAGAGGCAATTGATGTAATTGATACCACCCTGGCAGAGTTTGAGCAGGAATTTATTAATACCCAAGAAAGTGGCATGCTAAAAAAAATCGGAATCGAAACCACTTCTGATCAGGATGTTTCCCTTCTTGGAGAACTGCTTGCCCTTATGCAGAACCAAAACGCCGATTTCACCCTCACGTTTCGATACCTTGCGGATCATGTAAAGCAAGGTTCAGATATGACACCGCAATTCCAAGACCTTTTTAACGCACCAGAGGAAGTCGCACCATGGCTCAAATCATGGCAGGCACGCATTGTTAAAGAAAATAGTCCTGAAGTCATCCAGACAAGAATGAACTGCGTTAATCCCCTTTTCATTCCAAGAAATCACTGGATTCAAAGGGCGATTAAAAATGCGGAAGCCAAGAATGACTTCAGTTTGGTAGACCTACTGACGACACTTTATGAAAATCCTTTTACTGAACAGCCGGAATTTACAAATTACGCCCAGGCACCGGCCAAAGAGGAACGGGTCACCCGGACCTTTTGCGGCACCTGA
- the pta gene encoding phosphate acetyltransferase, producing the protein MANSLYITTTETRSGKSLIVLGIMQLLLKDIRIVGFFRPIINPSPKEVRDHDIDLVLSHFNIGLQYEETYAYTLEEAKQMVRSGRQAEMMKTILNKYKTLEEKSRFVLCEGTDFAAGSEAFEFDINAEIIADIGCPALVVSYGYEKEPEDVISSCQLALESLYRKGVDVLAVMVNRVVSDSLHDLKYLLDNAIDRPEVLIYTIPETQALSRPSFRDLIPAVDAQVLYGRQGLENQIAGCVIAAMLAPNFLVYIKKDDLVITSGDRSSIVITCIASRLSMAYPDIAGILVTGGIPIPDSIIRLIQGWKELPVPILLTQMDTHTAVKAVDQIYGRICPDDPQRIALALGVFEANVDAGSLRQRLAARKSIRITPQMFEYSLIERAKKARRHIVLPEGSSDRILKAADIILRRSFCDITLLGKSEAIERRVKELGINLSQARIIQPDAADWLNDFARTYFELRKDKGVTLDMARDTMTDPSYFGTMMVHKGYADGMVSGSVNTTAHTILPAFQIIKTLPGSSIVSSVFLMCLKDRVLVFGDCAVNPNPTASQLAEIAVTSAKTASIFGIEPRVAMLSYSTGSSGTGADVKKVAQATVMARKKAPDLPIEGPIQYDAAIDPVVAMTKLPNSQVAGRATVFIFPDLNTGNNTYKAVQRASEKAVAIGPVLQGLKRPINDLSRGCTVPDIVNTVAITAIQAQAGKASI; encoded by the coding sequence ATGGCCAACAGCCTTTACATTACAACGACTGAAACCAGAAGCGGAAAATCTCTTATTGTTCTTGGCATTATGCAGCTTTTGCTCAAAGATATTCGGATTGTGGGATTTTTTAGACCCATCATCAACCCGAGCCCAAAAGAGGTCAGAGATCATGATATTGATCTGGTGCTTTCTCATTTTAACATTGGATTGCAGTATGAAGAAACCTATGCCTATACCCTGGAAGAGGCCAAGCAGATGGTCCGATCAGGCCGCCAGGCAGAGATGATGAAAACCATCTTGAACAAGTATAAGACCCTTGAGGAAAAAAGCCGCTTTGTTTTGTGCGAGGGGACTGATTTCGCAGCCGGTTCAGAGGCGTTTGAATTTGATATCAATGCAGAAATTATAGCCGATATCGGATGCCCGGCCCTGGTGGTCTCCTATGGATATGAAAAAGAACCCGAAGATGTGATTTCCTCGTGTCAACTGGCTTTGGAAAGCTTATATCGCAAAGGGGTGGATGTGCTGGCTGTGATGGTTAACCGGGTGGTTTCTGATTCGTTGCATGACCTGAAATACCTTTTAGACAATGCAATTGATCGTCCTGAAGTTCTGATTTATACCATCCCTGAAACCCAGGCTTTGAGCCGCCCATCGTTTAGGGATTTGATACCGGCTGTGGACGCCCAGGTGTTGTACGGAAGACAGGGGCTTGAAAATCAGATTGCAGGATGTGTGATTGCGGCCATGCTGGCGCCCAATTTTCTGGTCTACATTAAAAAAGACGATCTGGTTATTACTTCCGGTGACCGCTCCAGCATTGTCATCACCTGCATTGCCTCCCGACTTTCCATGGCCTACCCTGATATTGCAGGCATCCTGGTCACAGGCGGCATTCCCATTCCGGACTCTATCATTCGGCTTATCCAAGGGTGGAAGGAACTGCCTGTGCCAATTCTGCTGACCCAGATGGACACCCATACGGCGGTCAAGGCTGTTGATCAGATTTACGGCAGGATCTGTCCTGACGACCCTCAACGCATTGCCCTGGCTTTGGGCGTTTTTGAGGCCAATGTGGATGCCGGTTCTTTAAGACAACGACTGGCTGCCAGAAAATCGATACGCATCACCCCCCAGATGTTTGAATACAGCCTGATTGAAAGAGCCAAGAAGGCCCGCCGGCATATTGTGTTGCCCGAAGGAAGCAGTGACCGGATTCTTAAAGCAGCCGACATCATTTTGCGGCGGTCCTTTTGCGATATCACTTTATTGGGCAAGAGTGAAGCGATTGAACGCAGGGTCAAGGAGTTAGGGATAAATCTGTCCCAGGCCCGAATAATCCAGCCCGATGCCGCTGACTGGCTGAACGATTTTGCCCGGACCTATTTTGAATTGCGTAAAGATAAGGGCGTGACCCTGGATATGGCCAGGGACACCATGACCGATCCATCCTATTTTGGTACCATGATGGTGCACAAAGGATATGCCGACGGCATGGTATCCGGCTCGGTGAACACCACTGCACACACCATTCTTCCGGCATTCCAGATCATTAAAACCCTGCCCGGGTCTTCCATTGTGTCGTCGGTTTTCCTTATGTGTCTGAAAGACCGGGTTCTGGTGTTTGGCGACTGCGCCGTTAATCCCAATCCCACAGCGTCCCAATTGGCTGAAATTGCGGTGACGTCAGCCAAAACCGCTTCGATTTTCGGTATTGAACCCCGGGTGGCCATGCTCTCTTATTCCACTGGCTCTTCTGGCACAGGCGCCGATGTAAAAAAAGTGGCCCAAGCCACCGTCATGGCCAGAAAAAAGGCGCCGGATCTTCCCATAGAAGGGCCCATCCAATATGATGCGGCCATTGACCCGGTCGTTGCCATGACCAAGCTGCCGAACTCCCAGGTGGCCGGCCGGGCCACAGTTTTTATTTTTCCAGACCTGAACACCGGAAACAATACTTACAAGGCAGTCCAGCGGGCCTCGGAAAAGGCCGTGGCCATCGGCCCGGTGCTTCAGGGGCTCAAACGGCCCATCAATGATTTAAGCCGGGGATGTACAGTTCCGGATATTGTTAATACTGTAGCGATAACAGCCATCCAGGCCCAGGCCGGAAAAGCCTCAATTTAA
- a CDS encoding YchJ family protein, which translates to MEECPCGSNLAYAECCEPVITGTQPARTAQQLMRARYTAYTIADTEFIFNTTHPEHREGYDHAGTKSWAQNSEWLGLEIVATEAGCSEDQEGTVEFIATFRSNDIVQKHHELGRFLKEDDRWLFTTGDMVKPKPAVSTKVGRNEPCPCGSGKKYKKCCGR; encoded by the coding sequence ATGGAAGAATGTCCCTGCGGAAGCAACCTTGCCTATGCCGAATGCTGCGAACCCGTCATTACCGGCACACAGCCGGCCCGGACGGCGCAACAACTTATGCGGGCCCGGTATACCGCCTATACAATAGCTGATACGGAATTTATTTTTAACACAACCCATCCGGAGCACCGGGAAGGCTACGATCATGCCGGTACAAAATCATGGGCGCAAAATTCCGAATGGTTGGGTCTTGAAATCGTTGCCACAGAAGCCGGATGCTCCGAAGATCAGGAAGGTACGGTTGAATTCATAGCTACGTTTCGGTCAAACGACATTGTTCAAAAACACCATGAACTCGGCCGGTTTTTAAAAGAGGACGATAGGTGGCTGTTCACCACAGGTGATATGGTGAAACCCAAACCCGCTGTTTCCACCAAAGTGGGTAGAAATGAACCCTGCCCTTGTGGCAGTGGGAAAAAGTACAAGAAATGCTGCGGTAGATAA
- a CDS encoding cytoplasmic protein — translation MEKTVLFAFRGDPLCFIHVLLNALDMKQRGQEGLIVLEGESVKLVGPMSESGHFLNALYQKAKDAGLIYGACKACATKLDALGPIEDEGIPLVGDMANHPSMGAFIEKGYKIITF, via the coding sequence ATGGAAAAAACCGTATTATTTGCATTCCGGGGAGACCCTTTATGCTTTATCCATGTGCTTCTCAACGCCCTTGATATGAAACAACGGGGTCAGGAAGGACTCATTGTTCTTGAGGGCGAATCTGTCAAGCTTGTGGGACCCATGTCTGAATCAGGGCATTTTTTAAACGCGCTTTACCAAAAAGCCAAGGACGCCGGTCTTATTTACGGCGCCTGCAAGGCTTGTGCAACAAAACTTGATGCCCTTGGTCCCATTGAAGATGAAGGAATCCCTTTGGTTGGGGATATGGCCAACCATCCTTCCATGGGCGCGTTCATCGAAAAAGGATACAAAATAATCACCTTTTAA
- a CDS encoding diguanylate cyclase — MSDYNDKTILVVDDTKSHLAMISAILQDYNLIQCNSGTDALEMVKKKQINLILLDTNISEINGYPVCKKLKQDPDTQQIPIIFMTASTCEKDINKIYEMGAADYVVKPFKHSQLLARVKVQLRLQELISRLDFLSTRDSLTGIFNRRKFFELGMTLFNRSGQELYVLMIDIDHLKKINDQFGHDVGDIVLKKVANVVKEVLPPDAIFGRMGGEEFSVMYTAQTHELSMDIVSDILETVSKARIPLKDGGSVSCTITIGIGRKYSEFNSLDSLLKEADMTLYEAKESGRNTSIFRER; from the coding sequence ATGAGTGATTACAATGATAAAACCATCCTGGTCGTAGACGATACCAAAAGCCATCTGGCAATGATTTCGGCCATTCTTCAAGATTACAATCTAATCCAGTGCAATTCGGGGACTGATGCTCTGGAAATGGTCAAAAAAAAACAGATTAATTTAATTCTTCTTGATACGAATATCTCTGAAATAAATGGATATCCCGTCTGCAAAAAGCTTAAACAGGATCCTGATACCCAGCAAATTCCTATTATTTTCATGACAGCCAGTACCTGTGAAAAAGACATTAACAAAATATATGAAATGGGCGCAGCGGACTATGTCGTCAAACCTTTTAAGCATTCGCAACTGCTGGCCCGGGTCAAGGTTCAGCTTCGGTTGCAGGAACTGATCAGCAGACTGGATTTTTTATCCACCCGGGACTCATTAACCGGTATATTCAACCGAAGAAAATTTTTTGAACTTGGAATGACGCTGTTCAATAGATCAGGTCAGGAACTATATGTCCTAATGATTGATATTGACCATCTTAAAAAGATCAATGATCAGTTTGGCCATGATGTGGGTGACATTGTTTTAAAAAAAGTGGCAAACGTCGTCAAAGAGGTTCTCCCACCTGATGCAATATTCGGGCGTATGGGCGGAGAAGAATTTTCTGTTATGTATACGGCCCAGACCCACGAACTATCCATGGATATCGTTTCTGACATATTGGAAACCGTTTCCAAGGCACGGATCCCCCTGAAAGACGGAGGCAGTGTCTCCTGTACAATAACCATTGGAATCGGACGAAAATATTCAGAATTCAACTCCTTGGACAGCCTGCTGAAAGAGGCGGACATGACCCTTTACGAGGCCAAGGAAAGCGGTAGAAACACCAGCATTTTTAGGGAGCGGTAG
- a CDS encoding ABC transporter substrate-binding protein produces MAVDPNIKIVVADDSGTMRIMFKQILAKAGFSNLVMAVNGADGMEKVKAEKPDLVISDWNMPTLDGLGFLEELRASEEFKDIPFIMATAQADMGQQKVIMEAGGNAHCPKPFNEQEIKKAIETAFSGGIKKERVTKERSIIGGRVELNVAHIQITDHLALGALKHRIAQGDVEPEFFDLSTTLMGGWNPIQEGLESGEIDCAFVLAPIAMDLFAYDSPIQLILFAHKNGSTFVRSRHYDHRFDSLQSFYKYKVVDIPHKMSVHHMLAHQFLKELGLKPGVPGKKAINVRFEVVPPIKMPGIMKENEDVGGFMVAEPVATKAIKGDIGNLEFYSATRWENHPCCIVAMQKDFIQKHPEAVQEFVSLLVDTGEYIENDKARAAEIAVKFLDPEGKMGLNPQVLQNVFSQPMAIRWDGLYPEATDLDKIQKYMHDVMEIGKIIDLEKFIEPGFANIAFKI; encoded by the coding sequence ATGGCGGTAGACCCGAATATTAAAATTGTTGTGGCTGATGACTCAGGCACCATGCGGATAATGTTCAAACAAATCCTGGCTAAAGCCGGATTTTCAAACCTCGTTATGGCGGTGAATGGTGCAGATGGTATGGAAAAAGTAAAAGCTGAAAAGCCTGATCTTGTCATATCCGACTGGAACATGCCCACATTGGATGGCCTTGGGTTCCTTGAAGAATTGAGGGCCAGTGAGGAATTCAAGGATATTCCTTTCATCATGGCCACGGCCCAGGCCGACATGGGCCAGCAAAAAGTCATCATGGAAGCCGGCGGTAATGCCCACTGCCCGAAGCCGTTCAATGAACAAGAAATAAAAAAGGCAATTGAAACCGCATTCTCCGGAGGGATAAAAAAAGAGCGTGTAACAAAAGAAAGAAGTATTATCGGCGGCCGTGTTGAACTCAATGTTGCTCATATTCAGATCACCGATCACCTTGCCCTGGGTGCTTTGAAGCACCGTATCGCTCAAGGGGATGTGGAACCTGAGTTCTTTGATCTGTCCACCACCCTGATGGGTGGATGGAACCCCATACAGGAAGGTCTTGAAAGCGGAGAGATAGACTGTGCCTTTGTTCTGGCACCCATTGCCATGGACTTGTTTGCCTATGACTCTCCCATTCAACTGATACTGTTTGCCCACAAAAACGGTTCCACATTTGTTCGCTCACGGCATTATGATCACAGATTTGACTCTTTGCAAAGCTTCTACAAATATAAGGTCGTGGATATTCCCCATAAAATGTCGGTTCACCACATGCTCGCACATCAATTTTTAAAAGAACTGGGGCTCAAACCCGGTGTTCCTGGAAAAAAAGCGATTAACGTACGCTTTGAGGTGGTGCCCCCCATTAAGATGCCCGGCATTATGAAAGAAAACGAGGATGTGGGTGGATTCATGGTTGCCGAACCGGTTGCCACCAAAGCCATCAAAGGGGATATCGGCAACCTGGAATTCTATTCTGCCACACGCTGGGAAAATCATCCCTGCTGCATTGTGGCCATGCAAAAGGATTTTATTCAAAAACATCCTGAAGCTGTTCAGGAGTTTGTATCCCTGCTGGTGGATACAGGCGAATATATTGAAAACGATAAGGCCCGGGCGGCAGAAATTGCTGTAAAATTTCTGGACCCCGAAGGTAAAATGGGGCTGAATCCCCAGGTGCTTCAGAATGTATTTTCCCAGCCAATGGCCATCCGCTGGGACGGACTCTATCCGGAAGCCACAGATCTTGATAAAATTCAAAAGTACATGCATGATGTCATGGAAATAGGCAAAATCATTGATCTTGAAAAATTTATTGAACCCGGGTTTGCCAACATCGCATTCAAAATATAA
- a CDS encoding ABC transporter permease, with protein MKSTNENNRDRTIRSGLSLFFTRVWSGWKYELAGFVLLAFSWIAVTQFIFTRPELYHFKGFLPGPTLAALADAFQNTKFWTSVFASLRRIIVGIGISASIGLPLGVLIGFFARLRKLTYSSIQFVRMISPLSWMPVALLLFSSFESAVHFLIVMATICPIILNTAIGVMDINPQWIKMALNQGANNVQLIQTIVIPYSIPHMMTSLRLALGIAWIVLVPAEFLGVSSGLGYLINDARDTMEYDKLMAVIIAIGILGFILDRVFQKMQHKFSWAWAGDA; from the coding sequence TTGAAATCAACTAATGAAAATAACCGGGACAGAACCATACGAAGCGGGTTATCTTTATTTTTTACCCGGGTCTGGTCGGGTTGGAAATACGAATTAGCCGGGTTTGTTCTACTTGCCTTTTCCTGGATCGCTGTGACGCAGTTTATTTTTACCCGCCCTGAATTATACCATTTCAAAGGATTTCTACCCGGGCCAACCCTTGCCGCCTTGGCAGATGCCTTTCAAAATACCAAGTTCTGGACATCTGTTTTTGCAAGTCTTCGTAGGATCATTGTGGGTATTGGCATATCAGCATCCATCGGACTTCCATTGGGCGTATTGATCGGTTTCTTTGCACGACTTCGCAAACTGACATATTCATCAATTCAATTCGTAAGGATGATTAGCCCCCTGTCCTGGATGCCCGTAGCACTGCTTTTATTTTCAAGCTTTGAGTCAGCTGTTCATTTTTTGATTGTAATGGCGACAATTTGCCCTATAATATTGAATACAGCCATTGGTGTCATGGACATTAATCCCCAATGGATAAAAATGGCTTTGAACCAGGGTGCCAATAACGTTCAACTCATTCAAACGATAGTTATTCCATATTCCATTCCCCATATGATGACCAGCCTCAGACTGGCACTTGGGATTGCATGGATTGTTTTGGTCCCTGCTGAATTTTTAGGGGTATCATCGGGCTTAGGCTATCTTATTAACGATGCCAGGGATACTATGGAATATGACAAACTTATGGCAGTAATCATTGCCATCGGCATACTGGGATTTATACTCGACAGAGTTTTTCAGAAAATGCAGCACAAATTTAGCTGGGCATGGGCCGGAGATGCTTAA
- a CDS encoding ABC transporter substrate-binding protein has product MKFNPVKPACPENISRRNFLKKSIRTVGAAACTPLAFPCSAAAKKSKLKIGYLPITDATPLLVAYSLGYFSHEGIDVERPIMVRSWNILSESFLTGKFDLAHMLFPIPVWMRFKQNIPVKVLAWDHTNGSAVTVSADSGINGFADLSGKQVAVPSWYSMHNLVMQLGLQVQGLEPVIRPSGSTLASHEVNLVTLPPPDMPQALLGKKVDAFIVADPFNALAQEKFSAKIMRYSGDIWKNHPCCVIVANDHLIQKSPIIIQKAINAIVRAQSWCLQNPKETAHLLSRDGEGFLPVNESVLNRVFGAIPDKELIHPQWHVERIGFQPFPFPSATRFILEQMKKTKVEGNTDFLTTLETKTAVSQLVDDRFVRKALDEMGGMKGFCHCDIKDEFTREEIVEIN; this is encoded by the coding sequence ATGAAATTTAACCCTGTAAAACCGGCATGCCCTGAGAATATTTCACGGCGAAATTTTTTAAAAAAATCAATACGAACTGTAGGTGCAGCCGCCTGTACCCCATTGGCATTTCCGTGTTCGGCAGCGGCGAAAAAAAGTAAGTTGAAAATAGGCTATCTGCCTATTACTGACGCCACACCCTTGCTTGTTGCCTATAGTCTTGGTTATTTTTCCCATGAGGGTATCGACGTGGAACGTCCTATCATGGTGAGGTCATGGAATATTCTTTCCGAATCCTTTTTAACAGGCAAATTTGACCTGGCTCACATGCTTTTCCCCATTCCCGTATGGATGCGATTTAAACAGAATATACCTGTCAAAGTTTTAGCCTGGGATCATACCAACGGCAGCGCTGTCACAGTCAGCGCAGACTCCGGCATCAACGGATTTGCCGATCTTTCGGGGAAACAGGTGGCTGTGCCTTCATGGTACTCCATGCACAATCTGGTCATGCAGCTAGGCCTCCAGGTCCAGGGGCTTGAGCCTGTAATTCGTCCGTCGGGTTCAACGCTTGCCTCCCATGAAGTGAATCTGGTTACCCTGCCGCCGCCGGATATGCCCCAGGCCCTTCTGGGAAAAAAAGTAGACGCTTTTATTGTAGCCGACCCATTCAACGCACTTGCCCAGGAAAAATTTTCGGCAAAAATCATGCGATATTCAGGAGATATCTGGAAAAATCATCCCTGTTGTGTTATCGTAGCCAATGATCATCTGATTCAAAAAAGCCCAATAATTATACAAAAGGCGATAAACGCCATAGTAAGAGCACAATCTTGGTGCCTGCAGAATCCTAAAGAAACCGCCCACCTGCTCAGCAGGGATGGAGAAGGATTCTTGCCGGTGAATGAATCCGTTCTTAACAGGGTTTTTGGTGCTATTCCCGACAAAGAACTGATTCACCCCCAGTGGCATGTAGAAAGAATCGGTTTCCAGCCTTTTCCTTTTCCGTCAGCCACCCGATTTATTCTGGAACAGATGAAAAAAACCAAGGTTGAGGGTAATACGGATTTTCTGACCACCCTTGAAACCAAAACGGCTGTTTCACAGCTTGTGGATGATCGATTTGTCAGAAAGGCTCTGGACGAGATGGGGGGGATGAAAGGATTTTGCCATTGCGATATAAAAGATGAATTCACAAGAGAAGAGATCGTTGAAATCAACTAA
- a CDS encoding ABC transporter ATP-binding protein: protein MKIDIEKIYKNYDGPDKKRHEILRDISFSINAGDFVIILGESGCGKTTLLNLIAGLEMPSSGRILVDGKAITGIHPSRSMMFQQPVLIPWLTVKENVAYGCKIRKDSQDLEYRVSQFLEIMGLASAANVKPDQLSLGMAQRVCLARALVGHPQVLLLDEPFASLDTFTQAHIQEELINLWMSENFTAIFVTHDIDEAIRLGNKIVFLAGSPAGIADIFDIKVPYPRNRHDPEVKTLRTDILDRFKIAHLVKRNLTNEI from the coding sequence TTGAAAATAGATATTGAGAAAATTTATAAAAATTACGATGGACCGGACAAAAAACGGCACGAAATTCTCAGGGATATTTCGTTTTCCATAAATGCTGGGGATTTTGTGATCATTTTGGGTGAATCTGGTTGCGGGAAGACCACCTTGCTAAACTTGATTGCAGGACTTGAAATGCCAAGCAGCGGTCGTATTCTGGTAGACGGCAAGGCTATTACCGGCATCCATCCGTCCCGTTCCATGATGTTCCAGCAGCCCGTCTTAATCCCATGGCTTACTGTTAAGGAAAACGTGGCTTATGGCTGTAAAATCAGAAAAGACAGCCAGGACCTGGAATACCGGGTCAGTCAATTTTTGGAAATCATGGGACTGGCAAGTGCGGCCAACGTAAAACCTGACCAGCTCTCCCTGGGCATGGCCCAGCGGGTTTGCCTTGCCAGGGCTCTGGTCGGACACCCCCAGGTTTTACTGCTTGATGAGCCCTTTGCCTCCCTGGACACCTTTACCCAGGCCCATATCCAGGAAGAACTGATAAATCTGTGGATGTCGGAAAACTTTACCGCGATTTTTGTCACCCATGATATTGATGAAGCCATACGACTTGGAAATAAAATTGTATTTCTTGCAGGATCACCTGCCGGCATTGCCGATATTTTTGATATTAAGGTACCCTACCCCAGAAACCGGCATGATCCTGAGGTTAAAACTTTGCGAACCGATATTCTTGATCGGTTTAAGATCGCCCATTTAGTTAAACGGAACCTTACGAATGAAATTTAA
- a CDS encoding ABC transporter substrate-binding protein: MIPFTMRSWKQVEKGFSSGDINAAFMDISQAMYLFDKGLAISMLMFTHRAGSRVIVPEQIQKLSDFKGKSVLIPHRLSVQHMLMHRLLSAGKLKIADSGGAKGSVEMESVPCPLMPEMANADLDGDIAAFICPAPFDGSDLKKRGFRPLLVSRDLWHDHPGSVFVVHHDLLETKVENLGLLVNCLIDSAHQLDLYMSSDTAEKGIESIASSFLGLSVDRMQRALKASGITYRPKLLVPDMDILNIVLDYMRTTMAVMLTGTDLDSFIRPEFIRTALSEN; encoded by the coding sequence GTGATACCTTTTACCATGCGCTCCTGGAAGCAGGTGGAAAAAGGGTTTTCATCCGGGGACATCAATGCCGCGTTTATGGATATCTCCCAGGCCATGTATCTGTTTGACAAAGGGTTGGCTATATCCATGCTCATGTTCACCCACAGGGCAGGCAGCAGAGTCATTGTACCCGAACAGATTCAAAAGCTTTCGGATTTTAAGGGAAAAAGTGTTTTGATCCCACACAGGCTCAGTGTCCAGCATATGCTTATGCACAGACTGCTGAGTGCAGGAAAGTTAAAAATCGCCGATTCAGGAGGAGCCAAGGGCAGTGTTGAGATGGAATCCGTACCATGTCCCCTGATGCCGGAAATGGCGAATGCGGATCTTGACGGCGATATAGCAGCATTTATCTGCCCAGCTCCCTTTGATGGCAGTGATTTAAAAAAAAGAGGCTTCAGGCCGCTGCTTGTTTCCCGGGACCTGTGGCACGATCATCCGGGTAGCGTTTTTGTGGTTCACCATGATCTGCTTGAAACCAAAGTAGAAAATTTAGGTTTGCTGGTTAACTGCCTTATCGATAGTGCCCATCAACTTGATTTGTATATGTCATCAGACACAGCCGAAAAAGGCATTGAAAGCATCGCATCCTCTTTTTTAGGTCTTTCTGTAGACCGGATGCAAAGGGCACTTAAGGCATCGGGTATAACCTATCGCCCAAAGCTTTTGGTGCCGGACATGGATATTTTAAACATCGTGCTTGATTATATGCGCACAACCATGGCAGTCATGTTGACTGGAACGGACCTTGACAGCTTTATCAGACCGGAATTTATTCGTACGGCTTTATCGGAAAATTAG